The following proteins are co-located in the Solanum pennellii chromosome 1, SPENNV200 genome:
- the LOC107027095 gene encoding GATA transcription factor 26-like, with the protein MGPKSALFVPEVLFEVLIQSQIARLMEPNFQCTRFIYDELMSHRCMVNELQQLPILRKRMDEGCCTKSVAERWSRSRKNTNQRSLKSRAILAGSVGGFVLDQVVRLASEVEKTTVSETIIWRNGPPEKPVLCNACGSRWRVRRTLDGYIPRHGNIEIESYQRPSDMKPARHGKKLEVGIEVSGQDGSSACLEEEMNNMSTLGSAWSSSDNCMQMEETNEAYKDPLWNPDNVPRRKRSKRRKHILSLVERLHRQLHNILQEPDFENVSTDDENILIYARNKYIPPNEIGLGAMLLVSPPAATEHLTSLSPMTEDNDASCSVNVPVGNSNSNLRSI; encoded by the exons ATGGGTCCCAAATCCGCTTTATTTGTGCCAGAA GTCCTATTTGAAGTTCTCATCCAAAGTCAAATAGCACGTCTAATGGAACCGAATTTTCAGTGTACAAGATTTATATATGATGAGCTG ATGAGCCATCGTTGTATGGTCAATGAGTTGCAACAGTTACCAATTTTAAGAAAGCGCATGGATGAG GGTTGCTGCACCAAATCTGTGGCAGAAA GATGGAGTAGATCTAGAAAAAACACCAACCAAAGAAGTCTAAAATCACGTGCTATCCTTGCCGGATCAGTTGGTGGTTTTGTCCTTGATCAG GTTGTTCGGCTTGCTTCAGAGGTCGAGAAAACTACAGTGTCAG AAACCATTATTTGGAGAAATGGGCCACCTGAAAAACCAGTGCTCTGCAATGCATGTGGATCAAGATGGCGTGTTAGGAGGACACTAGATGGCTATATTCCCAGACATGGAAACATAGAAATTGAGAGCTATCAGCGACCTTCTGACATGAAGCCGGCTCGTCACGGAAAAAAGCTTGAAGTTGGAATAGAGGTTTCTGGACAGGATGGCTCTTCAGCCTGTCTTGAAGAGGAAATGAATAACATGTCAACCTTAGGTTCAGCATGGTCATCCTCAGACAACTGCATGCAGATGGAAGAAACAAATG AAGCATACAAAGATCCTCTCTGGAATCCTGACAATGTCCCAAGAAGAAAGAGATCAAAGCGTAGAAAACACATTTTGTCACTTGTTGAAAGACTCCACAGGCAACTTCATAACATTCTACAGGAGCCAGACTTTGAAAATGTCTCTACCGATGATGAAAATATTCTAATTTATGCAAGGAACAAATACATTCCTCCTAATGAGATTGGTCTTGGAGCTATGCTGCTTGTATCACCACCTGCTGCTACAGAACACTTGACATCTCTATCTCCAATGACAGAAGATAATGATGCCTCTTGCTCAGTGAATGTTCCTGTAGGAAATTCCAATTCCAATTT GAGAAGCATATAA
- the LOC107027105 gene encoding protein DJ-1 homolog C isoform X1 produces MKSISPLFSVSTAKSPIFYFSPISRRLSSVKFAAPPKINSPDTKKPCSKSAKTLSAAPTIDPIATTAASSSPKKVLVPIGFGTEEMEAVILADVLRRAGAEVTVASVEKQLEVEAYGGTRLVADTFISACSTEIFDLVALPGGMPGSARLRDCEVLQKITSRQAEEKRLYGAICAAPAVTLLPWGLLKRKQTTCHPAFIDKISSFRAVKTNTQVSGELTTSRGPGTSFEFAICLVEQLFGEPVAREIGELLLMNPAGDDPRQEFNEVGWSLDRTPQVLIPIANGSEEIEVVTLIDILRRAKVNVVVASVEKSAQVLASSGTKIVADKLINATTDSIFDLIILPGGTAAAERLHKSKILKKLLKEQESAGRIFGAICSSPAILQKQGLIKDKKATAHPAVLDKLKDGVNDAQVVIDGKLITSQGLATAIQFALAIVSKLFGHPRARSVAEGLVYQYPRS; encoded by the exons ATGAAGTCCATATCTCCATTGTTCTCAGTCTCCACTGCCAAGTCTCCAATTTTCTACTTCAGTCCTATTTCTCGAAGACTTTCGTCTGTCAAATTTGCAGCCCCTCCGAAGATAAATTCACCAGATACGAAAAAACCCTGTTCAAAATCAGCTAAAACCCTCTCTGCAGCTCCTACAATAGACCCCATAGCTACTACTGCCGCTTCCTCATCTCCCAAAAAG GTTCTAGTGCCAATTGGGTTTGGCACAGAAGAAATGGAAGCTGTAATATTGGCTGATGTTCTGCGTCGGGCTGGTGCAGAGGTAACAGTGGCATCAGTAGAGAAGCAGTTGGAGGTTGAAGCATATGGAGGCACTAGGCTAGTTGCTGATACTTTCATCTCTGCTTGTTCCACCGAAATATTTGATCTTGTTGCATTGCCG GGAGGAATGCCAGGTTCTGCTCGTTTAAGAGACTGTGAAGTTCTCCAGAAGATCACAAGCAGGCAAGCTGAGGAGAAGCGACTTTATGGTGCCATATGTGCTGCTCCAGCAGTCACTCTTTTGCCTTGGGGTCTTCTTAAGAGGAAACAG ACCACTTGTCATCCTGCATTTATAGACAAAATTTCTTCCTTCCGGGCGGTGAAAACTAACACACAAGTCTCTGGAGAGCTAACAACAAGTCGTGGTCCTGGCACTTCATTTGAGTTTGCCATATGTTTAGTGGAGCAGCTGTTTGGCGAGCCTGTTGCCAGAGAAATTGGAGAACTCTTG TTGATGAATCCTGCAGGTGATGACCCAAGACAAGAATTCAATGAAGTTGGATGGTCTCTTGATCGCACCCCCCAA GTTCTAATTCCAATAGCCAACGGGTCTGAAGAAATTGAAGTGGTTACCTTGATAGACATTCTAAGACGAGCAAAGGTGAATGTTGTGGTGGCTTCAGTGGAAAAATCAGCACAGGTTTTGGCATCAAGTGGTACAAAAATTGTTGCAGACAAGTTGATAAATGCTACTACTGACTCCATATTTGACTTGATTATCCTCCCG GGAGGAACTGCCGCGGCTGAACGGCTGCACAAGTCAAAAATTCTGAAGAAGTTGCTTAAGGAACAAGAGTCAGCTGGAAGAATATTTGGTGCAATCTGCTCTTCACCTGCAATCTTGCAGAAACAGGGGTTAATAAAG GACAAGAAAGCCACTGCACATCCTGCTGTCTTAGACAAGCTCAAAGACGGGGTAAACGATGCTCAGGTAGTTATCGATGGTAAACTCATCACAAGCCAGGGACTTGCTACAGCAATACAGTTTGCACTGGCTATTGTGAGCAAGCTTTTCGGGCATCCAAGGGCAAGGAGTGTAGCAGAAGGTCTTGTCTATCAGTACCCCAGGAGCTAG
- the LOC107027105 gene encoding protein DJ-1 homolog C isoform X2, whose product MPGSARLRDCEVLQKITSRQAEEKRLYGAICAAPAVTLLPWGLLKRKQTTCHPAFIDKISSFRAVKTNTQVSGELTTSRGPGTSFEFAICLVEQLFGEPVAREIGELLLMNPAGDDPRQEFNEVGWSLDRTPQVLIPIANGSEEIEVVTLIDILRRAKVNVVVASVEKSAQVLASSGTKIVADKLINATTDSIFDLIILPGGTAAAERLHKSKILKKLLKEQESAGRIFGAICSSPAILQKQGLIKDKKATAHPAVLDKLKDGVNDAQVVIDGKLITSQGLATAIQFALAIVSKLFGHPRARSVAEGLVYQYPRS is encoded by the exons ATGCCAGGTTCTGCTCGTTTAAGAGACTGTGAAGTTCTCCAGAAGATCACAAGCAGGCAAGCTGAGGAGAAGCGACTTTATGGTGCCATATGTGCTGCTCCAGCAGTCACTCTTTTGCCTTGGGGTCTTCTTAAGAGGAAACAG ACCACTTGTCATCCTGCATTTATAGACAAAATTTCTTCCTTCCGGGCGGTGAAAACTAACACACAAGTCTCTGGAGAGCTAACAACAAGTCGTGGTCCTGGCACTTCATTTGAGTTTGCCATATGTTTAGTGGAGCAGCTGTTTGGCGAGCCTGTTGCCAGAGAAATTGGAGAACTCTTG TTGATGAATCCTGCAGGTGATGACCCAAGACAAGAATTCAATGAAGTTGGATGGTCTCTTGATCGCACCCCCCAA GTTCTAATTCCAATAGCCAACGGGTCTGAAGAAATTGAAGTGGTTACCTTGATAGACATTCTAAGACGAGCAAAGGTGAATGTTGTGGTGGCTTCAGTGGAAAAATCAGCACAGGTTTTGGCATCAAGTGGTACAAAAATTGTTGCAGACAAGTTGATAAATGCTACTACTGACTCCATATTTGACTTGATTATCCTCCCG GGAGGAACTGCCGCGGCTGAACGGCTGCACAAGTCAAAAATTCTGAAGAAGTTGCTTAAGGAACAAGAGTCAGCTGGAAGAATATTTGGTGCAATCTGCTCTTCACCTGCAATCTTGCAGAAACAGGGGTTAATAAAG GACAAGAAAGCCACTGCACATCCTGCTGTCTTAGACAAGCTCAAAGACGGGGTAAACGATGCTCAGGTAGTTATCGATGGTAAACTCATCACAAGCCAGGGACTTGCTACAGCAATACAGTTTGCACTGGCTATTGTGAGCAAGCTTTTCGGGCATCCAAGGGCAAGGAGTGTAGCAGAAGGTCTTGTCTATCAGTACCCCAGGAGCTAG
- the LOC107027117 gene encoding ABSCISIC ACID-INSENSITIVE 5-like protein 4 isoform X1, translating to MGIINLCMKTNKVRLYWVLFHAIHKLRQSSISLDRYSNSLLSSSTMGSYMNFKNITDKPQVESNGGKSVGNGDFPLARQSSIYSLTFDELQTTFSGLGKDFGSINMEELLKSIWTAEESQAVTSSTGGGEDGNAPVGNLQRQGSLTLPRTLSQKTVDEVWRNFQKETTVCTPDGSDGKSNFGQRQSTLGEMTLEEFLVKAGVVREDMQSTSNSSGITFNNGLSQQNNNNGFNIAFQQPTQNSGLLINQIAANNMLNVVGATASQQQPPQQQQPLFPKQTTVAFASPMQLSNNGHLASPRTTAPAVGMSSPSVNANMAQGGVMGKTGFHNGVSPAKVGSPGNDFIARSNVDTSSLSPSPYAFSEGGRGRRSGSSLEKVVERRRRRMIKNRESAARSRARKQAYTLELEAEVAKLKEINEELRKKQAEIIEKQKNQLTDKRNMTCGYKLRCLRRTLTGPW from the exons ATGGGCATAATCAATTTGTGTATGAAGACCAACAAAGTTAGATTGTACTGGGTGTTGTTTCATGCCATACATAAACTCAGACAGTCGAGTATTTCGTTGGACAG ATATTCAAATTCCCTTTTGAGTTCTAGTACCATGGGATCTTACATGAACTTCAAGAACATTACTGACAAGCCACAGGTGGAGAGCAACGGGGGGAAGTCAGTTGGTAATGGTGATTTCCCTTTGGCTAGGCAATCTTCCATATACTCGTTGACGTTTGATGAGCTTCAAACTACATTTAGTGGACTTGGAAAAGATTTTGGTTCAATAAACATGGAGGAACTGTTGAAAAGCATTTGGACAGCTGAAGAGTCTCAAGCTGTGACATCTTCTACTGGGGGAGGAGAAGATGGGAATGCACCTGTAGGAAATCTACAGAGGCAAGGTTCTTTGACATTACCTCGGACACTAAGTCAGAAAACTGTTGATGAAGTATGGAGAAACTTTCAAAAAGAAACTACGGTATGTACCCCAGACGGAAGTGATGGGAAATCAAACTTTGGGCAGAGGCAATCTACCTTGGGAGAAATGACGTTGGAGGAGTTTCTGGTGAAAGCAGGTGTAGTTAGAGAAGATATGCAatctacttcaaactcaagTGGTATTACATTTAACAATGGTTTAAGTCAACAGAACAACAACAATGGTTTCAACATAGCATTTCAGCAACCAACTCAAAACAGTGGGCTGTTGATTAATCAAATTGCAGCCAATAACATGTTGAATGTGGTTGGTGCCACGGCCTCACAGCAACAACCACCTCAGCAGCAACAGCCTCTTTTCCCCAAGCAAACAACAGTGGCGTTTGCATCTCCTATGCAGTTATCAAATAATGGTCACCTGGCTAGCCCACGAACAACGGCTCCTGCTGTTGGAATGTCCAGTCCTTCTGTAAATGCTAATATGGCTCAAGGCGGAGTTATGGGGAAGACAGGATTTCATAATGGAGTTTCACCAGCAAAAGTAGGATCCCCTGGAAACGATTTTATTGCAAGGAGCAATGTGGATACATCGTCTCTTTCACCTTCCCCCTATGCATTTAGTGAAGGTGGAAGGGGAAGGAGATCTGGTAGTTCTTTGGAAAAAGTTGTGGAGCGAAGGCGTAGGAGGATGATTAAGAACAGAGAATCTGCAGCTAGATCAAGGGCTCGGAAGCAG GCCTATACTTTAGAGTTGGAAGCTGAAGTGGCAAAGctaaaagaaattaatgaagagttgcggaAGAAACAG GCTGAAATTATTGAGAAGCAGAAAAATCAG CTAACTGATAAAAGGAATATGACATGTGGATATAAATTAAGATGCTTGAGAAGGACACTGACAGGACCTTGGTAG
- the LOC107027117 gene encoding ABSCISIC ACID-INSENSITIVE 5-like protein 4 isoform X2: MGSYMNFKNITDKPQVESNGGKSVGNGDFPLARQSSIYSLTFDELQTTFSGLGKDFGSINMEELLKSIWTAEESQAVTSSTGGGEDGNAPVGNLQRQGSLTLPRTLSQKTVDEVWRNFQKETTVCTPDGSDGKSNFGQRQSTLGEMTLEEFLVKAGVVREDMQSTSNSSGITFNNGLSQQNNNNGFNIAFQQPTQNSGLLINQIAANNMLNVVGATASQQQPPQQQQPLFPKQTTVAFASPMQLSNNGHLASPRTTAPAVGMSSPSVNANMAQGGVMGKTGFHNGVSPAKVGSPGNDFIARSNVDTSSLSPSPYAFSEGGRGRRSGSSLEKVVERRRRRMIKNRESAARSRARKQAYTLELEAEVAKLKEINEELRKKQAEIIEKQKNQLTDKRNMTCGYKLRCLRRTLTGPW, translated from the exons ATGGGATCTTACATGAACTTCAAGAACATTACTGACAAGCCACAGGTGGAGAGCAACGGGGGGAAGTCAGTTGGTAATGGTGATTTCCCTTTGGCTAGGCAATCTTCCATATACTCGTTGACGTTTGATGAGCTTCAAACTACATTTAGTGGACTTGGAAAAGATTTTGGTTCAATAAACATGGAGGAACTGTTGAAAAGCATTTGGACAGCTGAAGAGTCTCAAGCTGTGACATCTTCTACTGGGGGAGGAGAAGATGGGAATGCACCTGTAGGAAATCTACAGAGGCAAGGTTCTTTGACATTACCTCGGACACTAAGTCAGAAAACTGTTGATGAAGTATGGAGAAACTTTCAAAAAGAAACTACGGTATGTACCCCAGACGGAAGTGATGGGAAATCAAACTTTGGGCAGAGGCAATCTACCTTGGGAGAAATGACGTTGGAGGAGTTTCTGGTGAAAGCAGGTGTAGTTAGAGAAGATATGCAatctacttcaaactcaagTGGTATTACATTTAACAATGGTTTAAGTCAACAGAACAACAACAATGGTTTCAACATAGCATTTCAGCAACCAACTCAAAACAGTGGGCTGTTGATTAATCAAATTGCAGCCAATAACATGTTGAATGTGGTTGGTGCCACGGCCTCACAGCAACAACCACCTCAGCAGCAACAGCCTCTTTTCCCCAAGCAAACAACAGTGGCGTTTGCATCTCCTATGCAGTTATCAAATAATGGTCACCTGGCTAGCCCACGAACAACGGCTCCTGCTGTTGGAATGTCCAGTCCTTCTGTAAATGCTAATATGGCTCAAGGCGGAGTTATGGGGAAGACAGGATTTCATAATGGAGTTTCACCAGCAAAAGTAGGATCCCCTGGAAACGATTTTATTGCAAGGAGCAATGTGGATACATCGTCTCTTTCACCTTCCCCCTATGCATTTAGTGAAGGTGGAAGGGGAAGGAGATCTGGTAGTTCTTTGGAAAAAGTTGTGGAGCGAAGGCGTAGGAGGATGATTAAGAACAGAGAATCTGCAGCTAGATCAAGGGCTCGGAAGCAG GCCTATACTTTAGAGTTGGAAGCTGAAGTGGCAAAGctaaaagaaattaatgaagagttgcggaAGAAACAG GCTGAAATTATTGAGAAGCAGAAAAATCAG CTAACTGATAAAAGGAATATGACATGTGGATATAAATTAAGATGCTTGAGAAGGACACTGACAGGACCTTGGTAG